The Clostridioides sp. ES-S-0010-02 genome window below encodes:
- a CDS encoding ferredoxin, protein MKANVNQDTCIGCGLCPSICPEVFDMADDGKSHVIVDEIPSDAEESAKEARESCPVDAIDVH, encoded by the coding sequence ATGAAAGCAAATGTTAATCAAGATACTTGTATAGGTTGTGGATTATGTCCATCAATATGCCCAGAAGTATTTGACATGGCTGATGATGGAAAATCACATGTTATAGTTGATGAAATACCAAGTGATGCTGAAGAATCAGCAAAAGAAGCTAGAGAAAGCTGTCCAGTTGATGCAATAGATGTGC
- the cysE gene encoding serine O-acetyltransferase has translation MFKKINKDIEYIMKNDPAARSKIEVFLLYPSVHAMIMHRIAHFLYKKKMLFSARLISQISRFMTGIEIHPGAKMGEGILIDHGMGVVIGETAEVGNRVTIYQGATLGATGKDTGKRHPTVGDDVLIGAGTKILGALNIGSNSKIGANSVVVKDVPNGATVVGIPAKIVKIRNLEPVKKNKREVSYEYEELDNVYYI, from the coding sequence TTGTTTAAAAAAATAAATAAAGATATTGAATATATAATGAAGAATGATCCAGCAGCTAGATCTAAGATAGAAGTTTTTTTACTATATCCATCAGTGCATGCAATGATAATGCATAGAATAGCTCATTTTCTTTATAAGAAGAAGATGCTTTTTTCAGCTAGATTAATATCCCAGATATCCAGATTTATGACTGGTATAGAAATACATCCTGGAGCTAAAATGGGAGAAGGTATTTTGATAGACCATGGAATGGGTGTTGTAATTGGCGAAACAGCTGAAGTGGGAAATAGAGTAACAATATATCAAGGAGCTACTTTAGGTGCTACAGGAAAGGATACTGGCAAGAGACATCCAACTGTTGGCGATGATGTATTAATTGGAGCTGGAACAAAAATACTAGGAGCTTTAAATATCGGTTCTAATTCAAAAATAGGTGCAAATTCAGTTGTTGTTAAAGATGTACCTAATGGAGCCACAGTTGTTGGTATACCAGCAAAAATAGTGAAAATAAGAAATCTAGAACCTGTAAAAAAGAATAAAAGAGAAGTATCCTACGAATACGAAGAGTTAGACAATGTATATTATATATAG
- the cysK gene encoding cysteine synthase A: protein MLYNNALELIGNTPVVRLNNLGCTNGCSNIYVKLEKVNPAGSIKDRAVYEMLEGLEKRGELKKGDVLVEATSGNTGIALSMIGRLKGYEVVIVMPETMSIERRDLMKAYGANLVLTDGKAGMSGSIEKANELLRENPNYKSLKQFENKDNPNAHYKTTAVEIMNDVRDLDIFVCGVGTGGTLIGTARYLKEQNPNIKVVALEPKKSPAISENKTGPHKIQGIGANFVPENYDSSVVDEVILVDDEDAFDTVKLLASKEGILVGISSGANIFGAMEMAKKYPNKKIVTVAPDGVDKYMSMGIF from the coding sequence ATGTTATATAATAACGCATTAGAGTTGATAGGAAACACACCTGTAGTAAGGTTGAATAATTTAGGATGTACTAACGGGTGTTCTAACATATATGTAAAATTAGAAAAAGTAAATCCAGCAGGAAGTATAAAAGATAGAGCAGTTTATGAAATGCTAGAAGGATTAGAAAAAAGAGGAGAATTAAAAAAGGGTGATGTACTAGTAGAAGCAACTAGTGGCAACACTGGTATTGCATTATCCATGATAGGAAGATTAAAAGGATATGAAGTAGTAATAGTAATGCCAGAGACTATGAGTATCGAGAGACGAGATTTAATGAAGGCTTATGGAGCAAATTTAGTACTTACAGATGGAAAAGCTGGAATGTCAGGCTCTATAGAAAAAGCAAATGAACTATTGAGAGAAAATCCAAACTATAAAAGTTTGAAACAATTTGAAAATAAAGACAATCCAAATGCACATTATAAAACAACAGCAGTTGAAATTATGAATGATGTTAGAGATTTAGATATATTTGTATGTGGAGTTGGAACAGGTGGTACTTTAATAGGGACTGCAAGATATTTAAAAGAGCAAAATCCAAATATAAAAGTAGTTGCACTTGAGCCAAAAAAATCTCCAGCTATATCAGAAAATAAAACTGGACCTCATAAAATACAAGGAATAGGAGCTAACTTTGTTCCTGAAAATTATGATTCTAGTGTAGTTGATGAAGTAATATTAGTTGATGATGAAGATGCTTTTGATACAGTTAAATTACTTGCATCAAAGGAAGGGATTTTGGTAGGTATATCTTCTGGAGCAAATATATTTGGAGCTATGGAAATGGCGAAAAAATATCCAAATAAAAAAATAGTAACAGTAGCTCCAGATGGAGTAGATAAATATATGTCCATGGGAATATTTTAA